The Leptodactylus fuscus isolate aLepFus1 chromosome 5, aLepFus1.hap2, whole genome shotgun sequence genome segment GAATTTGGTTGGTTCAGGTTCCTAAAATACTTGTCATGAGGATATCCCCTTAGATGCTCAAGGGAGGATCAGTAGATggttcccacccaccttgtaatgtttagaggacacagagtcctgtaaccactgagccacgctCTGTCCTTACTCCTACTATCCCATATACACCAGGCCCTGATACAAGTGGAGAAGCAACTGGCCGAGACCCTGGACTCGCTGGATCGGGAGAAGAGCGCCACCAAGGAAAAACAGATGGAGCTGCAGAGAAGGGTGAGACTTCACGGAGAACATGAGGAGTGCTCGATGGTGCCACACCTGGTCCCAACATAATATATCCTTCCTACAGGTCGAAGAGCAGACGGCGCGATTGTCACAATTCCAAGCAGAGCGGGAAGCGGAGGAGGAAACCAGAGCACAAGAAAGACGAGAGCTGGAATTGTTACAGCACCGTATGGAGGAGCAGcagagatcctgggaggagaaggAGCAGGAGCTGCAGGAGGAGTGCAGACGGGTGCAGGAGAGGGGGCTGAGAGACCTGGAAGCACAAAAGGTAACTCCATACCCTGTGGCCTTAGGTCATCCATTGAATAtctgttcacagctcagtcccattcaagtgattggggctgagctgcagtacctagCACAGCCTCtatacattgtacagcgctgtgcttgtgGTCTCTTAAAACAGCTGGTCAGTGAGGGTGCCGGTCATCCATTGATAAGCCTGGAGAACCAAGCCCTGAAattctccctggttctgcctgcCTTTGCTTTCCATGGAGGCAGACATCGCATCTCTGAATATTTGCCCTCTTTTCCTTCTTTCCATCATTGATCCCTTGTATGAAGGTTAtttccttctcctctgtcctcaggCGTTGTCTCAGCAGGAGATCCAGAAGTCTCAGCAGTTACAGCTGGCGCTCACCGCCCTGCAGGGCGACGTCCTGCGCTTGGAACGGGAACTGCAGACTTCGCACCGGGAAACGGATACTCTGCAGATGGAGCTCAACCTAGAGAAGGTGACGACCTACTACAGTGGTACTACGACTGGTGGTCAGCGTGGCCTGGCTACGTGACCACAAATTCTGGTCCTCTCTTGCAACCACTTTTGCACCTCTTCTTTGTAGGCCCGCAACGAATCGGAGAAAGTGCGGATTGAAAGTGAGCACAAAATGAGGCTGGAAGAGGTGGTCACTGAGAGACTGGGCGCGATTCATGAAGAGAGTGCCCAGCACTTGTGCGCGGTCAGGGATCAGCACCGGTACTGACCTGAGAGGGTAAAGGGGAAGAATTACAGGGTTACTCCTTGGGATCCTTGTAACCATAACTCGTGTTCTCCAACCTTCAGAAAGCAGCTGCTGGAGCTCACCTCTCAGCACGAAGCGGAACTGTGCAGCCAGATGTCCCAGTTCAAGTCCGAATTACAGGAACGAGAACGACGGCACCGAGACCTTGTCATGGACTACGAGCTCAGGTCAGTCTCGCACCTCATGCTTGTCTGTCATGGTcgtctgatcactaatgaaaAAGACCTTCCCCTCTAAATAGATCACTGCCTGGAAGTCAGAAAGTCACTTGTCCCTAGTCCCTCAACTGCTGACTCGCTTTGCCAAGTCTGTCTCCTCTCCCAAAACGTATTTATTTGAAAATCGGCTCACATAGGGATCAGATTACTTGCTCCATTAGAAGGAGGGGACACTCTGCTaaagctaatagtaagttttctctCACCCCAGAGATCAGTGCTGCTCTATAATGTCCTCCGTGCTGCtcctgagtgagtgagtgagtgagtgagtgagtgagtgagagtTAAGGAGCAGGATCTTCTGTTTTTTCTGTGAGCTGTCTGTGAGAGACGTAGTAGTAGCTAGTCTACATTCACCAGACAAGGGACAACTGAGAATTAGCAGAAAAAATGCAGAACTACTAGACACGTAGCCAGAAAGAATTCCCCCTGAGACTGCTTATTACGTAACGTCTCCTCAGACAACAggaactccttaaagggattctatcattaaaatgcattttttttctgggtaccacataggaatagcctcaagaaaggctattcttctcctccctttagatgtcttctctgcaccaccgttcggtagaaatcctgatatgcaaatgagttctctcacagcactgggggcgtctccagtgctgcgagagaactctccagcgacgcctccatcttcttttggaacgGCCTCTGTTcatgtctagaagtttgaagccactgctggaagaagacccgttcctgaagaagatggaggcattgctggagatttctctcgtagtattggggacgcccccagtgctgcaaaagaactcgtttgcatacagacgacaatcgggatttctaccgaacttgcggtgcggagaagacatctaaagggaggagaagaataggctttcttaaggctattcctacgtggtacccagaaaaaaatagcattttaatgatagaatccctttaaggcaggcTTCTGACCTCCTTCCCTTTTTCTTTTGAAGGTTGTCTCGCTCAGAGGAGCGCTGTCAAGAACTGTCTCGGTCACTTCGACGATTAGAGAGTGAAAGAGCCGAAACGTTGTCCCAGCTTCAGGATGTTATGAAGAGTCACTGGAGTCAGGCCTTACGAGTTCTCAATGCCAAGGTGTCGGCCCTTCTTGTGTATATGTTCTCACTGTCTGGATTTTTTAGCTTAAGACTGACTCTGTGCCCACGGGCAAATCCCCGGTTTGTATATCGGCCAGGTTTTCTGGGACTGGGACCTTAGGCAGCCACATAAATAAGGTGGAGGTTGGCAGGCCCAGTTATCCATCTGATTTGTGTATGGCCCCCCGCACATACATCCCCTTCCTCAATAACCGATTTAGATCTACATTGGTTTAAAACAAGCCATTTGTTCTCAAAGGAGATGCCCCAACTATTCCTTCCTCACCACGGAGGACACAAGCATGCTCAGCCGAGCTACGTCTGTATGTAGGGAGGAATAGCTATTGGCAGGGTTGTATGGCCACCTATACATTTCCCTATCACACGTACATCTCCCCAAAATActctgcagcagccatgtcaaactcagggtaccccgagggccacatgagtaacgaggttgttgcgagggccgcacacagcagctaatagctagggcctaggggactgatcactaataccatgcatcgcaaaaatccggcatttctattgcaggctacatagagtagcctacagtAGAAAggatagaatgacaggctggagcctcacaaggctcccggctgccgtaaaaatgcacgcaggccccgaatcttgctccgggtgcctgcgattgccggtaaaatggcacctcagttaaagctggcagacaccattattgtgttggagtgctggggaagggttggagtgctgggggaggggggctttttgatgtcagtctggcccttccttgggcttgaggactgtttttccccacccacttgcaattcttgcacttgggggttaataggagcactacagactgtaatgctccaattaacccccaagtgaaagaattacaaagtgggtgggaaaaaaaaacagtcctcaagcccaaggaagggccagacagacatcaaaaagcccccctcccccagcactccaacccttccccagcactccaacccttccccagcactccaaccccccatcatcataaatctagtatttatcccctaaatatttaaatacttgaaaaatcacaatttcttctgcagaagcttacctgcttctgctcttcagcctgcacagcagtcttgtgagaccgcgtaggacgcaggcacacgtcgggtacgggcctgattacgtggccacgtcacccggcgtgtggggaggagggggcggagcggagggaggagggggcggagcagggagaccggaagtgctgatcgtgagttttgtacatctgcagCCCGCACAAAAGTCAAAGAcaaagagacaaagtttgagacttttgtgcgggccgcagatatgcctgtaaagggccgcatgtttgacatgcctacTCTGTAGGATTACGTTCCCTCTTCCAGCAGTTTTGTCTGGCAAATGTGAAATTTTCTCATCTCACGGAACGTTTTACTatgttttttgccctttttgaaACCATAATCTATGTTTCCGTGACTGTATAGGTTCCCCCTGAGAGCTCCTCGATTACTGCCCACCATGAAACCACAGAGACGTCTGAACAGACCACAAGAGAAGGCGTCTATGGTGAGGAGACCAGCGTCCACGCAAGGCAAGGCCTAGTCGGAGCTGAGAGCCTGACCGGGATCGGTAGCCGATACGTGAAAGAAAATACAGGCTCCGATAAAGAGACTGGTGGACATCCTCACAGGAGTGGCCTACAAACCACTGCCAGCTCTTGCCAACGTCTAGAAGATAGTCAGGGGAGCAGGCACGTTGGCAGTAGACCTCTTACCAATAGCAGTGGCTCCGACTTAATCAACTTCAGCCGAATTATGGATGAAAGAAGCCAAAGTGCCATGGGAGCGAGCCTTGTAAAGGAAACAAGTCTCCGATTTATGGGTGATGGCGCACACGTGAGCAACAAGGCGACTGTGGGTAACTACACTGGGGGCCAAGACTCTTCAGGGAATACCCAAGTGAGTGGCCATATTGGTCAATCAGAGAGAGCCCCGGGAGTAACAGATACTACTAGCCTGTTTAAGACTGGAGACCTCCATACACTCCAGGAGATGATAGCTAGTGAGGCAATAAGGAATTATATTGCTGGCCAGTATAGAAGGGAACCCAGTGATCAAGTAATGGTGGATAAAAGCCAAAATTTGCTCTATCCAGAGACCAGCAACATTAATATGGTTTGGACCGTCCAACACACGAACACCAGCGATCACTCTATGGCAAGAAACGAGACCCTTGTGTCAAGGGGTGGCCACCAAATAGATGGAATCCTTCAGTCACTCATGGGAAGTAGCCAACAAACGTCAGAGAAAAATGTCATCAGCTACTCTGGCCACGGCCAATTCAAGAGTTCAGACGCATACCTGAACCAGCCATTAAACCAAAGAAACAGTACCACGGTCCAAACTCATGACCTTACTAAGGAAGGTATAAGTCGGACCACCAGTAGACCACAGTCTAGTAATCCTATTACCTTCTCTAGCTTAGATCAGGCTCCGCTAACGATTCCTAACCTCAGTCCCATATCCAAGATGTCCTTCCAAGGACACAGCCAAGACTTTAGAATCCCTTCGGCATTTCCAGAGAACCCAGGAAGTCATCGCCTACCAAGTCACAGAGTCCCTGACCCAGAAGAAAGCTTCTACCCAATGCAAGTCGAAGAGCTGAGTCACAGCTTCAGTAGCCATCATGGGTTTTTTCCCCTGGAGCCATATGCAGATGGCACAATGACTGGAACTGGTGAGTATGAGCTTCACGATCCTTCATAAATCCATCCCCTCCCCCCATATGTTTCATGTAAAATGTTTTGTAAACAAACATTACTTTTAGAAGGTCTTTAAGAGGCTTAGAGGTCTTACAAGAGCTTACAATGCACCTGTTGACTGTATAGGAGAGACCAGCGCATATCCAAATTACAGTGACAGCCTCTTATTGGATATACAGTCTTGTAAAAACAAAGTTCACCCTGCTTGAGTTCTGTGGTTTTACATATCGggacgtttaaaaaaaaaattgggtccaTAGACTGTCTTAAAATTAAGCAAATCTGACTTAAGAACAATATTACGTGACAAATTCCAACATATCTATGTTAAACAAAATTACTTAACCCTTACTGCTTGTATAGGGTTTTTTAACCAGTAGCGAAAGAAGTccaatatccctttaagaaggcAAGTAGCGGCCAGGGCTACTTATCAAATGGCCTTGATATTTTATCATTTGCATGTGTGGCCAACTCCTATAAAAGCAGCAGTTTTAGCAGTTTGCTAGTCTggagcaggcgggttttgaagcTAAAGgagaggaggaaagacatcagcaatgatcttagagaagcaattaCTGCTACCCATCCATCTGGGAAGGGTTAAAAGCCATTTCCAAACAAATTGCAAATATGACTTTAGTGCGAGGGTTCTCCTTCTCTTTGTAGTtctgcagtatatacacacaagtCTAATACAGACTCACAGAATGCTGATGTCATTACAAGGGCAGTAAGAGGAAATAGACTGAGGTAAATACGCCTTGGTAATGGAGAACCTGGAGAGCTACTGCTCATCTCCAAGCAGCAACTTTCCGGGAAAGATGTGGCCTGTGCTGTATAAGTTGTCGGGATCTCGCCTTCCCCTTCTCTTGCATTTCAACGTCTCTGTTAATTCAGTATTATATGACATCACAGTCTTTGCCATCGGAGTCGCTTCGAGTCCTCAGGACATAGAAAATCCAGGCTAAGCGGAGAGAAAGGATTTGCTGGGGGATGGAAATGCAACAGAGAGGCCACACTGAAGTTTTCTGACCAGCACTTGGTTGGAGTCACGCAGTGCAGACTGACATTTACTTGGATCCCTTTTATTACCTTGGTCAAAAATTTtggaattattaaagggatcttatcattaaaatgctatttcttCTGACTAACAtggcagaatagccttaagaaaggctattcttctccttttagatgtcttctccgcaccaccatttggtagaaatccagtttttttctgtatgcaaatgagttctctcacagcactgggggcgtccccaatgcggcgagagaaatctccaggaccgcctccatcttcgtctggaacggcctctccctgcgtcttcttccggtgctggggtcaaacgtctacgcatgtgcagtcggctctgccatcaggcttccagcagagccgactgcacacggCCGCTTCGAccgtaagctggggtaagcagccacgagaaaatggccacaggcatgcgcagttggctctgcccaaggcatgcctagaagtttgaagccaacgccggaagaagacagaggcggcgctggagatttctcttgaagcattggggacgcccccagtgctgtttgagcgcttgggcccgcccccagtgctgcgagagaactcatttgcatacagacaaaaatcgggatttctaccgaacggtggcgtggagaagacatctaaaggtaggagaagaatagcctttcttaaggctattcctacgtcttagtgagaaaaatatgcattttaataattgaatccctttaatcctcCTAAATTCAGCTGATCACCCAATGAACAAGCAAACCCTCGTACATCGGGTGAATGTAGACAGACCAATTGTCGGGGGGGAAAGGCGCTTATACGCATTTTACCACTTAATTCACCCAGGTCTTAATACTAAGCCTAGACCATGACCTGTCcatcttggagaacccctttaatatgagacTCAAAAAAATCGCTTTCGGATTACATAAGCTAGAGGGTTTATAGCTGTCAGACTAATGTATAATAAACAGTCCATAATGTGCCTGGTCTGGACAGAAAGTCCCAACGTTCCCCGGACTAGAATTGGTGGTGGAAGAGTATCTAGAAGATTCTTTGGGCGTGCGCGTGGTTGCTTTCTTGACCTGTAACCGGCAGAACTCCGAGATATCTGGTAAAATGGCCAAACGAATGCTCAGTGTTCAGATTCTTTCTAGGATCTCCTCCGATTACACACTGCCCATTCTTCTGAGTGACTTGTCACCCTTCCTAGTACCCCTACCCTTTGGTTTTAAGTGTGTTCCAATTTAACAAACCCCCTCTATAACCTCCAAGATCAGACAACTCCTTCAAGTAAACATTTCTACATTTTTAAGGAAGGTCTAGGGGTGTATTTTGGTCTATAATGACTGTATGTAACATGGCAGACAAGGTGGCTACGTTGTCATCTGACACTTGCGTTGAGGTCCGTTCACTGCTGCGATATCTCTTCAGCTACCTTTGGGGTATTTGGTTCTGTGTGAATTGTGTGCCGTTGGCAAAGAACAAGTTAATTCAGAGAACTTGAAGGAAATGATTTATTTACAAGACATGGCAGGGAGTTCGCGCTAATGAGCAGAGATATCCGCAGGAGGGTTTCGTGTAACAGTGGGGGGGTGAGATCAAGAGATCGCCGTTCATTCATACGTATTTGTGTTCTCTCCTCCCTTAGTGTCCACAACTCTTCCCCAAAGCTCCCCAGAGCACCCCTTTCTTGAAGAGCCTTCCATAAAAACCCAGGAGACCCCATCACACTGGGTTGGAGAAGATCAAGCCACCCCAAATCCTATTCTGCAATACTACATACGCATGGTGAGGTCTCGTTATTAGTGTGTATTATGGTAAGATGGTTGATAGGTCTATACACGTCCAATTACTTACCCGACCAATTCCTGTCTCTCGAAGTTACTTGACCGGACTCCAGGAGACCCCTTGAATGAATTGGATAAAGGACTGTATCACGTCAACCCTGGTAAGTCCATGGACTAGTATGATGGGGTGAGCCATGGTCTTGGATGATGGTGGTGCGAACAGGGAATTAGGCTGTCGCATATTTTCTCGAAAGTTATTCTCTCTTCTTCTAGATGTGACCGCCTTGTCCCAGTCTCTCCAAAGCAGAGGAGGCCAGCCACTTACCAGGTAATTTCACTTCCCAGAATATAGGCATAGTATGGACTTTCATCTCGTATCTCTTATCCAACTTCATCCTTCGCATTTAGATCAGATGAAAAGGATCAAGAGGTCTCCAAACTTCCAACCCATCCCAAGAAAAATCTTGCTAAAGGACCCGAAGCCGTGAAGAAAGAGGTAAGTATCCTCAAGACCCATGAGTGCGGGAGTGTTGTATTTTGTCTTCTACAGTCTTATCCTCTTCCCTTTCTTCATTGAAGGCACTGTCCAATCAACGTCGTCCTGGTCCATCCAAACCTCTGAAGAGGGTGTCTGCACGAGGAGGGCGTACTGGGATCTGGAAATAAGATAGTGGGGTGGTGGTGTGGTTCAATGGAAAAGAACTGTTAAGGAAGTGTTCCAACTCATGCGGAGGcaaagaccccatgcacacgaccaagtgtgTATGGGGTGAGGACGATTTTGTATTGGAGTGCACTTGGATGACATCCGAATGCTATCCTTGGGATCTTCCAATCCATTCCGTTCCGATGAAACAGTACAGGATAGGACCTGATCTGTTTTCAATGGAACAGCCCATCGGTCGCACCCTTGGATGGCACATTCGGAGCGTGTACATGGAACCTTAAAGTCTAAATCAACTTGCTGATAACCTTTGATTTTCAGGCAGTAttaaaattttgtaatatactttgagtgaattttgtctcctttctgtgaaatcctttaTTCTTTCCATTGCTTCAGTGTTGAGATCTGTCCCTGCTTCTTGCTGGCTACAGTCTTGTGTGTAATGGACGAAGAATAAGGGTAGGGTGGGGGGGTGACTTCAAACAGGTTTACTTTGGGCATTACAAAACCtagaaacttgcttctggtgCCCTATGAAAGCAGAGACTCCTCTTATATATGACAGTAGGCTTTAGTTCTACCCTTATTACGTCCAGTTATTTCTGGTTGAATatacagtcaggattgggatatgTATACGTAGCTGCGCCCGATCCTGACTATGTTTTCAGCCAATGATATCCCTGGAAATAATACAGACAGAACAGCAGTCTTGGAGTCATATGAGAGATAAAAAATCTCCTTCATCCAGCACCAGAAGCAAGGTTCTACATTGTTTTACAGTGAGAAGCGGGAACATCTCTCACTTGAAAAGCAATGGAAGGAACaatgaaatgcaggatttcacagaaaggagtcaaaatgttttaataaagtaaattacaaaatttAATAGAGACCAAAATactgtctaaaaataaaaaaagttttgttaaagTTTATAATAACACAGTATACATATTCGCCTCTCTGTGCAAGGCCCCAGCGTTGCTGATCTTTAGTGTGTACGCGAGCCATGCAACCAGTCAGTAGTTGAGTAGCGGTGCGCCATTCAGATTCAAATGGCGCGTCATAGCGTGGCCACTGATTGGTTGGCGCATTCACATAAAGGTAGAAGTAAAACAAACATCGGGGATCTGTATGACTCTCCAGCAGATCCCTGGCCGAACAGAGAGGCGAGTATGTAGGTTTTGTCATTTTAAGCCTTTGAGGGGAGGGAAGGGGATGTGTTGTCGCACCCCTTCTATTACAGAGATTTGTGTAGCAGGTTGATGAAATCTCAGTGACCACAGCTGAAACGGGACCCAACTAGACCACTCCCATTCCTATAACGTATGAGGGTTATGTAGACATAAGGAAAAAGTTGAGATCTCTTTGGCCTTTAGCACCTGGTTGATATTCGAGTGTCATGGAAGTCACCTGGATGACATTCGAGATTAATAGCCTATCACACGTGAAGCTATGCCCTTGTGTACACTAGTGTGAGGGTATATAATATCACATTGGCCCGCACTGATGATGTATACCATACGGTTTTGCTGGGAGTAGCCGTGACCGCTGAGGACTGTCAGTGTGACCCGTCGCGGCCAGCGCGCAGTCCATGACTTTAGTAGTGCCTTTAAACAGTGTGACTTTattgtgccattttttt includes the following:
- the CNTROB gene encoding centrobin, with amino-acid sequence MALPRAFSLQDASLLSGIEPLPLSSPPSPRCSITDLSSSPPLLPSPSTSRRRAVSSEVTAQLYASLRRSQEEESEEIRGVPARTEAQGSAMTSDVEDLADELSRRLQEGVEASERKESSPYISQMESLRCHLKNMLTLGSSVTSHGEAPGKRLEQQSDTTSTLLSAHPGQDLSPPLSLVGLEGLFPRYATLYNAPPPDLQLRETLEKETARRKHLERHIQNLQNEMLELQQRVSVMLAADRRKDSMIQQLDQTLALVVGGWKQQESQREESVRRVREEKEEAERARTRDQEALIQVEKQLAETLDSLDREKSATKEKQMELQRRVEEQTARLSQFQAEREAEEETRAQERRELELLQHRMEEQQRSWEEKEQELQEECRRVQERGLRDLEAQKALSQQEIQKSQQLQLALTALQGDVLRLERELQTSHRETDTLQMELNLEKARNESEKVRIESEHKMRLEEVVTERLGAIHEESAQHLCAVRDQHRKQLLELTSQHEAELCSQMSQFKSELQERERRHRDLVMDYELRLSRSEERCQELSRSLRRLESERAETLSQLQDVMKSHWSQALRVLNAKVPPESSSITAHHETTETSEQTTREGVYGEETSVHARQGLVGAESLTGIGSRYVKENTGSDKETGGHPHRSGLQTTASSCQRLEDSQGSRHVGSRPLTNSSGSDLINFSRIMDERSQSAMGASLVKETSLRFMGDGAHVSNKATVGNYTGGQDSSGNTQVSGHIGQSERAPGVTDTTSLFKTGDLHTLQEMIASEAIRNYIAGQYRREPSDQVMVDKSQNLLYPETSNINMVWTVQHTNTSDHSMARNETLVSRGGHQIDGILQSLMGSSQQTSEKNVISYSGHGQFKSSDAYLNQPLNQRNSTTVQTHDLTKEGISRTTSRPQSSNPITFSSLDQAPLTIPNLSPISKMSFQGHSQDFRIPSAFPENPGSHRLPSHRVPDPEESFYPMQVEELSHSFSSHHGFFPLEPYADGTMTGTVSTTLPQSSPEHPFLEEPSIKTQETPSHWVGEDQATPNPILQYYIRMLLDRTPGDPLNELDKGLYHVNPDVTALSQSLQSRGGQPLTRSDEKDQEVSKLPTHPKKNLAKGPEAVKKEALSNQRRPGPSKPLKRVSARGGRTGIWK